One genomic region from Onychostoma macrolepis isolate SWU-2019 chromosome 23, ASM1243209v1, whole genome shotgun sequence encodes:
- the ncoa6 gene encoding nuclear receptor coactivator 6 isoform X3, whose translation MAHQLFLDAQSPRAITLTDHDSGVEDGDDGSCSPTTTSTIYVAFKGNINDEDFQEKLDTILKGMPDMLLLGTKRLEPERVEPWNSVRVTFNIPREAAERLRLLAQNNQQQLRDLGILSVQIEGEGAINVAVGQGRSQELRVNGPLGAPGQMRMDVGFPMQQGQAGMRMNNPSVSMMPPGANMAAQGMVPNSGGPMQPRAPRPPSQTDTMDPMLSGLALQQQQQQLQHPQVGHGPLGNLGPQGHHMQAMQANRQLNPAALQQLQQHQQQHQQQQVQMAQLGGARGPFNPSNQMPVPPGWNQLPSGVLQPPPVQGPMGPGWRKALPQPQMGQRQPTLASVQTPSHPPPPYPFGSQQAGQVFNTMAQHQLQQQQQQQTGANQFATPQPKVPQGAPGVVVSRAPPPLPPSSAPQGSLTAKSPGSSSSPFQQGSPGTPPMMGQGQGQLGPRPTTPQGFPQGVGSPGRAVMGQQGNIQPGFMGIPQHGPVPQGGMGGMPKRMPMGFPNAPVNQNFGQGQVTTTGAGSTPQIQNNQSMANNGVQSSAPAPNHMQSNPLQGAAMTHHSGMPAQPPGTTSGGSMGQPQQGLQTQMMGVPHSQHQTQVVASTQSQMAQSQTGGQTVLSRPVNTGQRGMTPPKQMMPPQGQGIMQNQNQLGGGQGHQALLLQQQQQQQQQQQQQQQQQQQQQNVMMEHIVASQIQGNKQAFGPKGQPGVMQGQMMRGPSPNIQGNMPQFQSQMGQQQMTPQQQQQIAHLQQQQQLQQQQLQQQQLQQQQLQLQHQQPQQAQMQQQQLQQPHQQMVQQQSQQIPMNGNPNQALGMHGPQMRLPGNHHLVQQQLQQKQQQQQVMLQQQQAGQQHQHQLGDSSGNADISQQMVPDLQNQQQQQGMLGNSQHMQVGNGHFPGHGMSFNPQFAGQMAIGGPCGQAGGFPVNKDVTLTSPLLVNLLQSDISASQFGPGGKQGTGAVAANQVKPKKKKPPRKKKPKVEEGQQSTDGLCALDSLPHGMEEVEMQGLGGDQGGGIDSNSKLSEFSNRPGLPGQSGDQRVLQQMPMQFMPPQQQQQIQQMQQQQQQLQQQQQQQMQQQQMQQQHQQIQQQQMQQMQMQSMQGPQGQAGTSQGPHHVQTQIHSQQSIQMQHQQQQQPPPQHLQQQLQSQPQQQQQQAQQQQQQQQQQHHQQQQQQMIMMLKMQQEAKNRMPLQQGGHMQKGLVNPNDPSQRMPVSQPGNMPVMIDLQGHGGVPPSPDKARGMPLMVNPPLTGPARRTPHSEVGQPTLPEETPGNHSMQDRGPLEIGQQSGNGNQPMIPNQGPNTHLMKSVPLSVPHQPGASPQQQSQQVAAMAGSHNIHFSSAPATSQSSRPKTPNRASPRPYHHPLTPTNRPPSTEPSEINLSPERLNASIAGLFPPKINIPLPPRQPNLNRGFDQQGLNPTTLKAIGQAPPNLSTLPVSNNTSGNNNGPQSYPSGVGMVSSGGKQDKQTGVGQAKRASPSNSRRSSPASNRKAATPSPGRQKGAKASLISPPHPQQMMVSPQNVMVSPNSVLPTTSASLPSAGPGESQQSLNSLQTQPGSADSIRDGQVVTTQAEQHQAVQFREQSASKMASPRVPSQEPKRQELSNLVEQRAGDKKQPRTTPQHDHGSAVSPAFRDAPTSLNQLLDHTGTPSLSVKSQNIPQVGGEPVQKERPHAPPAQENQSNPVVSQSTNIGNSFSTSEADQKSKPALVSSPNLVASSSANLQSVSAVSSVNSNQTVLLSLTSISNPSVSSNHNLIPISNASQTVLQRPISSAPMPQNQITVFVTTNPISSATNTASVVPPAVVSKVLAVPNKSIRPPDVRQQNPTQTRPQFIAGSVYSIYQATPVSSNANVMSQPVTMVGPIVSANIQLTPTPVSTTSSPSAPTSTSMPTNSPAVSIAATQQSRTVIGQLQVQVPASQASPVNIVPPPQQPSPGVPKQESVSEASGPKSSPVGQSALHYGMSSPFQQLLASPPACSSPGATAVARRSPLSPTTMLAKSSPVQTVVSKHTAPSISSSNADDQKERTPVTQIGKTLDVATTQASCAVTSETVSALQPTAPVTVPAAQIASQQSALTPKVSSPEPVPTPSPVPTSTPSSNMPPPASTPGMVHLSSPVATSSPPSSLPAVLVSAPTAAPGTPTTTSGPSTATPAQLSGEQQPSSLVETSVPDSAETKAIVDPPGISAHPEAPQEDQASCDQAGQGVTTASEQGDTRATTEKAKGPSRRSSRTDKEPEEEASDNGQRKRAARPGSASSNTGKESNTGASPTQAKRRKSK comes from the exons ATGGCACATCAGCTGTTCCTGGATGCACAATCCCCTCGAGCCATCACGCTCACTGATCACGACTCCGGAGTGGAAGATGGAGACGATGGCTCCTGCAGCCCTACCACAACCTCCACAATCTATGTTGCCTTCAAAGGGAACATAAATGATGAGGACTTTCAGGAGAAGCTGGATACCATCTTAAAGGGGATGCCAGATATGCTCTTGCTAG GTACTAAGAGGCTTGAACCCGAGCGTGTGGAGCCGTGGAACAGCGTACGTGTCACTTTCAACATCCCCCGAGAGGCAGCCGAGCGACTGCGCCTCCTGGCTCAAAACAACCAGCAGCAGCTACGGGATCTGGGCATCCTGTCTGTGCAGATTGAAG GTGAAGGAGCCATTAACGTTGCGGTTGGACAGGGCCGAAGTCAAGAATTAAGGGTTAATGGACCCCTTGGTGCTCCTGGTCAGATGAGAATGGATGTTGGATTCCCCATGCAGCAGGGCCAGG CTGGAATGCGTATGAATAACCCTTCGGTGTCCATGATGCCTCCTGGAGCTAATATGGCAGCACAGGGAATGGTACCGAATAGTGGTGGACCAATGCAGCCAAGAGCACCAAGGCCACCTTCACAGACAG ACACAATGGATCCCATGCTTTCAGGGCTGGCCTTacagcaacagcaacaacaactcCAACATCCTCAAGTGGGACATGGTCCACTCGGTAACTTAGGCCCACAGGGACATCACATGCAAGCCATGCAGGCAAATCGACAGCTAAATCCAGCAGCCCTACAGCAACTTCAGCAACATCAGCAGCAGCACCAACAACAGCAGGTTCAGATGGCTCAACTAGGTGGTGCACGTGGTCCTTTCAACCCCTCCAACCAGATGCCTGTACCCCCTGGCTGGAACCAGTTGCCCTCTGGTGTTCTCCAACCACCACCTGTCCAGGGTCCTATGGGACCAGGTTGGAGGAAAGCCCTACCACAGCCACAAATGGGGCAGCGTCAACCCACTTTGGCATCTGTTCAGACGCCCAGTCATCCACCACCACCATATCCATTTGGAAGCCAGCAGGCCGGACAGGTTTTCAATACAATGGCACAACATCAGTtgcaacaacagcagcagcagcagaccGGGGCAAACCAGTTTGCAACCCCTCAGCCCAAAGTCCCTCAGGGAGCACCAGGTGTAGTTGTCTCAAGAGCGCCGCCTCCTCTGCCTCCCTCGTCTGCCCCTCAAGGAAGTCTCACAGCCAAGTCCCCTGGTTCGTCGTCATCTCCTTTCCAACAGGGCTCACCTGGAACACCTCCAATGATGGGGCAGGGACAGGGGCAACTTGGTCCACGTCCCACAACCCCCCAGGGTTTCCCACAAGGTGTTGGATCTCCAGGAAGAGCTGTGATGGGCCAGCAAGGAAACATTCAGCCTGGATTTATGGGCATTCCACAACATGGACCGGTTCCCCAAGGTGGAATGGGAG GTATGCCCAAACGAATGCCAATGGGGTTCCCAAATGCTCCTGTTAATCAGAACTTCGGACAAGGACAGGTTACTACCACTGGAGCAGGTAGTACAcctcaaatacaaaataatcagAGCATGGCAAACAATG GCGTCCAGTCATCAGCCCCAGCGCCAAATCACATGCAGTCAAATCCCCTTCAAGGTGCTGCAATGACCCACCACAGTGGCATGCCAGCTCAACCCCCAGGCACCACCTCAGGAGGTAGTATGGGACAACCTCAGCAAGGTCTTCAGACTCAAATGATGGGTGTACCACATTCACAACATCAAACACAGGTTGTAGCTTCCACCCAAAGTCAAATGGCACAAAGCCAAACAGGGGGCCAGACTGTTTTGTCCAGGCCAGTGAATACCGGGCAGCGAGGAATGACCCCTCCCAAGCAAATGATGCCACCACAAGGTCAAGGGATCATGCAGAACCAAAACCAGCTGGGTGGAGGACAGGGACATCAGGCTTTATTgcttcagcagcagcagcagcagcaacaacaacaacaacaacaacaacaacaacagcagcaacagCAAAATGTTATGATGGAACACATTGTAGCTAGTCAGATACAGGGTAACAAGCAGGCCTTTGGCCCAAAAGGTCAACCTGGTGTAATGCAAGGCCAGATGATGAGAGGTCCTTCACCTAATATTCAAGGTAATATGCCACAGTTTCAATCTCAGATGGGTCAGCAACAAATGACTCcgcaacagcaacaacaaattGCTCATTTGcaacaacagcagcaattaCAGCAACAGCAACTACAGCAACAGCAGTTACAACAGCAACAACTACAGCTGCAACACCAGCAGCCACAACAAGCACAAATGCAACAACAACAGCTACAGCAACCCCATCAGCAAATGGTACAACAACAGTCTCAACAAATTCCAATGAATGGCAACCCCAACCAAGCATTAGGGATGCATGGGCCTCAAATGCGACTTCCAGGAAATCATCATTTAGTACAACAACAGCTTCAgcaaaaacaacagcaacagcagGTGATGCTGCAGCAGCAACAGGCTGGTCAGCAGCATCAACACCAGTTAGGAGATAGTAGTGGAAATGCTGATATCAGCCAACAGATGGTTCCAGACCTGCAGAATCAGCAACAACAGCAGGGTATGTTGGGAAATTCTCAACATATGCAAGTTGGCAATGGCCATTTTCCTGGTCATGGCATGTCCTTCAATCCTCAGTTTGCTGGTCAGATGGCAATTGGAGGCCCATGTGGACAAGCTGGTGGATTTCCAGTGAACAAGGATGTGACACTAACCAGTCCCTTGTTAGTAAATCTTCTCCAAAGTGATATTTCTGCCAGCCAGTTTGGTCCTGGTGGGAAGCAAGGAACAGGTGCGGTTGCTGCTAACCAGGTCAAGCCTAAAAAGAAGAAACCTCCTCGTAAGAAGAAGCCAAAAGTAGAGGAAGGACAACAGTCTACTGACGGTTTGTG TGCTCTGGATTCACTGCCTCATGGAATGGAGGAAGTAGAGATGCAAGGATTGGGAGGTGATCAAGGGGGTGGCATTGACTCTAACTCTAAACTTTCTGAATTCTCTAATCGACCAG GTCTGCCTGGTCAGTCTGGAGATCAAAGGGTATTACAGCAAATGCCAATGCAGTTTATGCCCCCACAACAGCAGCAACAGATACAGCaaatgcagcagcagcagcagcagttacaacaacagcagcagcaacaaatGCAGCAGCAACAGATGCAACAACAGCATCAACAGATCCAGCAGCAGCAAATGCAACAAATGCAGATGCAGAGTATGCAGGGTCCTCAAGGTCAAGCTGGAACATCACAAGGACCCCATCATGTCCAGACCCAGATTCATTCACAACAGTCGATACAGATGCaacaccaacaacaacaacaaccaccaCCACAACACCTCCAACAACAACTGCAGTCACAGccacaacagcaacaacaacaggcacagcagcagcagcagcaacaacaacaacaacatcatcagcagcagcaacaacaaatgATAATGATGCTTAAAATGCAACAAGAAGCTAAAAATCGAATGCCACTACAGCAAGGTGGGCACATGCAAAAGGGTTTAGTCAATCCTAATGATCCATCTCAGAGAATGCCTGTATCACAGCCGGGCAACATGCCTGTAATGATCGATCTTCAAGGGCATGGAGGTGTTCCACCTTCTCCTGATAAAGCCAGAGGAATGCCACTCATGGTAAATCCACCTCTCACTGGACCAGCAAGAAGGACACCTCATTCAGAGGTTGGACAACCAACACTACCAGAGGAAACCCCTGGAAACCATAGCATGCAGGACCGGGGACCCCTTGAAATTGGTCAACAGTCAGGAAATGGAAATCAACCAATGATTCCCAATCAAGGTCCTAATACTCATTTAATGAAATCTGTGCCTTTATCAGTGCCCCACCAGCCAGGAGCAAGTCCCCAACAGCAGTCCCAGCAAGTGGCAGCAATGGCTGGCTCACATAATATTCATTTTTCCAGTGCTCCTGCAACTTCCCAAAGTTCTCGCCCTAAAACCCCTAACCGAGCCAGTCCTCGGCCATATCACCACCCTTTAACTCCAACCAACCGTCCACCTAGTACTGAACCCTCTGAAATAAATTTGTCCCCTGAGAGACTGAATGCCTCTATCGCTGGTCTTTTCCCTCCAAAAATTAACATTCCTCTGCCACCGCGGCAGCCAAATCTTAATCGAGGTTTTGATCAGCAAGGTCTTAACCCAACCACACTTAAAGCAATTGGCCAGGCCCCACCCAACCTATCAACTCTTCCTGTCAGCAATAATACCAGTGGCAACAATAATGGCCCACAGTCTTATCCATCAGGTGTTGGCATGGTAAGCTCCGgaggaaaacaagacaaacagaCTGGTGTTGGGCAAGCTAAAAGAGCTAGTCCCAGTAATAGTCGTCGATCCAGCCCTGCCTCAAATAGAAAAGCTGCCACTCCAAGCCCAGGAAGACAGAAGGGTGCCAAAGCATCATTGATATCACCTCCACATCCACAGCAAATGATGGTTAGTCCACAGAACGTGATGGTTAGTCCCAACTCAGTGCTCCCAACTACCTCTGCATCTTTGCCATCAGCAGGACCTGGAGAATCACAGCAAAGTTTAAATTCTCTGCAAACCCAACCTGGTAGTGCCGATTCAATAAGAGATGGCCAGGTAGTGACTACGCAAGCAGAGCAGCATCAGGCAGTTCAGTTTAGAGAGCAGTCTGCTTCTAAAATGGCAAGCCCTCGGGTGCCTTCTCAGGAACCCAAACGGCAAGAGCTTAGCAATTTGGTTGAACAGCGTGCTGGAGATAAAAAGCAACCTCGGACAACACCACAACATGACCATGGCTCTGCTGTATCACCAGCATTTAGAGATGCTCCAACATCTCTGAATCAGCTATTGGACCACACGGGCACCCCATCTTTGTCAGTGAAATCTCAAAATATTCCTCAAGTGGGTGGAGAACCTGTGCAGAAAGAGAGACCTCATGCTCCACCAGCTCAGGAGAACCAATCCAATCCTGTTGTCTCACAGAGCACAAATATTGGCAACTCTTTCTCTACAAGTGAAGCTGATCAGAAATCTAAACCTGCTTTAGTATCAAGTCCAAATCTTGTAGCCAGTAGCAGTGCAAACCTGCAGTCTGTCAGTGCTGTATCAAGTGTTAATTCAAACCAAACTGTGCTCTTAAGTCTCACTTCAATATCCAACCCTTCAGTAAGTTCAAATCACAATCTTATACCCATCTCAAATGCATCTCAAACTGTCTTGCAAAGGCCCATCTCATCAGCGCCAATGCCACAAAATCAGATCACGGTCTTTGTAACCACTAATCCCATTAGCTCTGCTACCAACACAGCTTCTGTGGTTCCTCCTGCTGTTGTATCCAAGGTTCTGGCAGTTCCCAATAAAAGCATAAGACCTCCTGATGTTCGTCAACAAAATCCTACCCAAACACGTCCACAGTTCATCGCAGGATCTGTATATTCAATTTATCAGGCTACGCCGGTATCATCAAATGCTAACGTCATGTCTCAACCTGTCACTATGGTTGGTCCTATAGTCTCTGCAAATATCCAGCTTACTCCTACCCCGGTGTCAACTACATCATCACCATCTGCACCAACATCAACATCTATGCCGACAAACTCACCTGCTGTCAGCATAGCTGCTACTCAGCAGAGCCGCACTGTCATTGGGCAGCTTCAAGTTCAAGTACCTGCAAGTCAGGCTTCCCCTGTAAACATAGTTCCACCACCTCAACAGCCAAGCCCTGGAGTTCCCAAACAGGAGAGTGTCTCTGAAGCTAGTGGCCCAAAATCTAGTCCTGTTGGGCAGTCGGCCTTACATTATGGCATGTCCTCACCCTTTCAGCAGCTATTGGCTTCTCCACCTGCTTGCTCTAGCCCAGGGGCTACGGCTGTTGCCCGGAGAAGTCCCCTGTCTCCAACAACAATGTTAGCCAAAAGCAGTCCAGTCCAGACTGTTGTAAGCAAACATACCGCACCCAGCATCTCTTCGAGCAATGCCGATGATCAAAAAGAGCGAACCCCTGTCACTCAGATTGGAAAGACTCTGGATGTTGCCACAACTCAAGCTTCTTGTGCGGTTACGTCTGAAACGGTATCTGCACTCCAGCCCACTGCTCCAGTGACTGTTCCAGCTGCTCAAATAGCGTCTCAGCAATCTGCACTAACTCCAAAAGTGTCTTCTCCTGAACCTGTGCCCACTCCTTCTCCAGTCCCTACTTCTACACCATCGTCTAATATGCCGCCCCCAGCCTCTACCCCTGGAATGGTTCACCTATCTAGTCCTGTTGCTACTTCTTCACCACCTTCTAGTTTGCCTGCAGTTTTAGTTTCTGCACCCACTGCTGCTCCAGGAACTCCCACTACAACCTCTGGCCCCTCCACAGCAACACCTGCACAGCTCTCTGGGGAACAGCAGCCTTCTTCACTGGTGGAGACTAGTGTACCTGACTCTGCTGAAACAAAAGCAATTGTAGATCCTCCTGGCATCTCAG CTCATCCTGAAGCTCCACAAGAAGACCAAGCTTCATGTGACCAAGCTG GACAAGGGGTTACCACTGCATCAGAACAAGG GGATACAAGGGCCACCACTGAGAAAGCGAAAGGTCCTAGTCGACGAAGCTCACGAACAGACAAGGAACCTGAGGAGGAAGCATCTGACAATGGACAGAGAAAAAGAGCTGCTAGGCCAGGCTCAGCCTCATCGAACACAGGAAAAG AATCAAACACTGGAGCCAGTCCCACCCAGGCAAAACGAAGGAAGTCGAAGTAA